A stretch of Sulfurimonas autotrophica DSM 16294 DNA encodes these proteins:
- a CDS encoding superoxide dismutase, protein MQHTLAALPYDMDSLEPFLTQQTLFYHHEKHHAGYINKLNALITGTEYEEMSLEYIITQSDGAIFNNAAQTFNHNFYWNCLSPVATTPSDALLRKITEVFGSMEKFKEAFLNAALTNFGSGWTWLVLDQHEHLKILNTSNAQTPIAHNEIPLLTCDVWEHAYYLDYKNERAKYLDGFWEHINWENASKVFADKEHLNTIGLYAIVNNDPDDSMSDYLDELQRAEEISS, encoded by the coding sequence ATGCAACATACATTAGCGGCTTTACCTTATGACATGGATTCATTAGAACCTTTTTTAACCCAACAAACACTTTTTTATCATCATGAAAAACATCATGCAGGTTATATAAACAAACTTAATGCACTGATTACAGGTACTGAGTATGAAGAAATGAGTTTGGAATATATCATCACCCAGTCAGACGGTGCCATATTTAATAATGCTGCACAAACCTTTAATCATAACTTTTATTGGAACTGTCTCTCTCCTGTTGCAACCACGCCCTCAGATGCACTGCTTAGAAAAATTACAGAAGTTTTCGGCAGTATGGAAAAATTCAAAGAGGCATTTTTAAATGCCGCACTGACGAATTTCGGTTCAGGGTGGACATGGCTTGTACTTGATCAGCATGAACATTTAAAAATACTCAACACTTCCAATGCCCAAACACCAATAGCACACAATGAAATACCACTGCTTACATGTGATGTCTGGGAACATGCTTATTATCTTGATTATAAAAATGAAAGAGCAAAATATCTTGATGGTTTTTGGGAGCACATTAACTGGGAGAATGCTTCAAAAGTATTTGCAGATAAAGAGCATCTTAATACTATCGGCTTATATGCAATAGTGAACAACGATCCGGATGATTCAATGTCAGATTATTTGGATGAGCTGCAAAGAGCAGAAGAAATTAGTTCTTAA